The following coding sequences are from one Biomphalaria glabrata chromosome 8, xgBioGlab47.1, whole genome shotgun sequence window:
- the LOC106060846 gene encoding ATP synthase subunit C lysine N-methyltransferase-like isoform X1, whose product MNTLKNIDIPNQECDFCKELSEMGKDSKSPTLSRRGAIMLGASAAVFAGITSVLVPFVFPGLRRISLPFIPASSHQINNVMKALRGRTGKLIDIGSGDGRITLAAARNGFQAYGVELNIWLVLWSRWTAWRSGLHKQAKFFRKDLWKTDLSIYQNVVIFGVESMMKPLEDKLDQEMLPGTHIVACRFPLPSWQPVLVCGEGIDSVWLYVVPQQYLNIDTRS is encoded by the exons ATGAACACTTTAAAGAACATTGACATACCTAATCAGGAATGTGACTTCTGTAAAGAGTTATCAGAGATGGGTAAGGACTCAAAGTCACCAACGCTTAGCAGACGGGGAGCGATCATGTTAGGTGCATCTGCTGCTGTCTTTGCTGGAATAACCTCTGTCTTGGTTCCATTCGTTTTTCCAGGTCTGCGCAGAATTTCTTTGCCATTTATACCAGCATCATCTCATCAGATAAACAATGTCATGAAGGCTTTACGTGGTCGAACTGGAAAATTAATTGACATTGGAAGCGGTGATGGCCGTATT ACTTTAGCAGCTGCAAGAAACGGATTTCAAGCTTATGGTGTGGAGCTCAACATTTGGCTTGTCCTTTGGTCACGATGGACAGCATGGCGGTCAGGACTTCATAAACAGGCCAAGTTTTTTCGCAAAGATTTGTGGAAG ACTGATTTGTCTATCTATCAGAATGTTGTCATCTTTGGTGTGGAGAGTATG ATGAAACCATTGGAAGATAAATTGGATCAGGAAATGCTGCCAGGAACTCATATTGTTGCTTGTCGCTTTCCACTGCCATCCTGGCAACCTGTTCTTGTCTGTGGTGAAGGCATTGACTCAGTTTGGTTGTATGTGGTTCCCCAACAGTACTTAAATATAGACACTAGATCTTGA
- the LOC106060846 gene encoding ATP synthase subunit C lysine N-methyltransferase-like isoform X2, whose translation MNTLKNIDIPNQECDFCKELSEMGLRRISLPFIPASSHQINNVMKALRGRTGKLIDIGSGDGRITLAAARNGFQAYGVELNIWLVLWSRWTAWRSGLHKQAKFFRKDLWKTDLSIYQNVVIFGVESMMKPLEDKLDQEMLPGTHIVACRFPLPSWQPVLVCGEGIDSVWLYVVPQQYLNIDTRS comes from the exons ATGAACACTTTAAAGAACATTGACATACCTAATCAGGAATGTGACTTCTGTAAAGAGTTATCAGAGATGG GTCTGCGCAGAATTTCTTTGCCATTTATACCAGCATCATCTCATCAGATAAACAATGTCATGAAGGCTTTACGTGGTCGAACTGGAAAATTAATTGACATTGGAAGCGGTGATGGCCGTATT ACTTTAGCAGCTGCAAGAAACGGATTTCAAGCTTATGGTGTGGAGCTCAACATTTGGCTTGTCCTTTGGTCACGATGGACAGCATGGCGGTCAGGACTTCATAAACAGGCCAAGTTTTTTCGCAAAGATTTGTGGAAG ACTGATTTGTCTATCTATCAGAATGTTGTCATCTTTGGTGTGGAGAGTATG ATGAAACCATTGGAAGATAAATTGGATCAGGAAATGCTGCCAGGAACTCATATTGTTGCTTGTCGCTTTCCACTGCCATCCTGGCAACCTGTTCTTGTCTGTGGTGAAGGCATTGACTCAGTTTGGTTGTATGTGGTTCCCCAACAGTACTTAAATATAGACACTAGATCTTGA